A DNA window from Flammeovirga agarivorans contains the following coding sequences:
- a CDS encoding M1 family metallopeptidase, with the protein MRFQLPLILILSLGSLLVYGQKESYNNNKFKQLDEELPNPNSYRTGSGAPGHKYWQQKADYVIEASLDEAKNQLHGEETITYFNNSPSPIKYLWVQLDQNMRATNSNTYKISQNKIKETASPKDFARIDGYPDYDGGHKIQEVTDQNGQPLPYTINQTMMRIDLPQVLKSNENIVFNIKWYYNINDRKLMGGRGGYETFADGNTLYTITQWFPRMAVYDDVNGWQNKQFLGNGEFALTFGDYDVKFTAPADHIVGATGVLQDSTILSEEIRERLEQAKYSEKPIEIVTKKEVIKKEKKKGKVKGTTTWHYKAENVRDFALGSSRKFIWDAMGVEMGDKIVMAMSYYPKEAYELYSRYSTEAVAHTLDVYSRMTFDYPYPVAISVEANNGMEYPMICFNYGRVDKEGHYTKRTKYGMLSVIIHEVGHNYFPMIVNSDERQWTWMDEGLNSFLQFVAEQEWEENYPSMEGFPRTVVDYMKGNPDNISPIMTNSESIHQFGWNAYSKPSVALNILRETVMGRELFDYAFKTYANRWMFKHPTPADFFRTMEDASGVDLDWFWRGWFYTIEPCDISIKNVVYDQLNTKNPEIESARLKAERDQKTPDITTIHNQEEGLTTRLEKKPELKDFYNSYDEYDYNTEDVERYKKYDASLNENDKAWIKENKHIYQVDFENVGGLVMPIIIEFTYQDGSKEKRYIPAEIWKNSDQVVSKVFILDQEVSSFTLDPNKETADIDYSNNYFPRHEEVNRFKLYKSKKH; encoded by the coding sequence ATGAGATTTCAACTCCCTCTTATATTAATCTTATCGCTAGGTTCTCTTTTAGTTTATGGGCAAAAGGAGAGCTATAATAACAATAAGTTTAAACAATTAGACGAAGAACTTCCCAACCCTAATTCATACAGAACAGGATCAGGTGCTCCGGGGCATAAATATTGGCAACAGAAAGCCGATTATGTAATTGAAGCATCACTTGATGAAGCTAAGAATCAGTTACATGGTGAAGAGACCATTACTTATTTTAATAATTCACCGAGTCCAATAAAGTACCTTTGGGTACAACTGGATCAGAATATGAGAGCTACTAATTCTAATACTTATAAGATCTCTCAAAATAAAATTAAAGAAACTGCAAGCCCGAAAGATTTTGCAAGAATAGATGGGTATCCTGACTATGATGGTGGCCATAAAATACAAGAAGTAACAGACCAAAATGGGCAACCACTTCCCTACACTATCAATCAGACAATGATGCGTATTGATTTACCTCAAGTATTGAAGTCAAATGAAAATATCGTTTTCAATATCAAATGGTACTATAATATTAATGATAGAAAACTGATGGGTGGCCGTGGTGGTTACGAAACTTTTGCTGATGGCAACACTCTTTATACCATCACTCAGTGGTTTCCAAGAATGGCTGTTTATGATGATGTAAATGGATGGCAAAACAAACAATTTTTGGGTAATGGTGAGTTCGCTTTAACTTTTGGTGATTACGATGTAAAATTCACAGCTCCTGCTGATCACATTGTTGGTGCAACAGGTGTTTTACAAGATTCTACTATCCTATCTGAAGAAATCAGAGAAAGATTAGAACAAGCAAAATATAGTGAAAAACCTATCGAAATTGTCACTAAGAAAGAAGTCATCAAAAAAGAGAAAAAGAAAGGGAAAGTAAAAGGAACAACAACATGGCATTATAAAGCTGAAAACGTTCGAGACTTTGCATTAGGTTCCTCAAGAAAATTTATTTGGGATGCTATGGGAGTAGAAATGGGCGATAAAATTGTTATGGCAATGTCCTATTACCCTAAAGAAGCTTATGAATTATATAGCAGGTATTCTACTGAAGCAGTCGCACATACCTTAGATGTTTACAGCAGAATGACATTTGATTATCCATATCCAGTGGCAATTTCTGTTGAAGCAAACAACGGTATGGAGTATCCAATGATCTGTTTTAATTATGGTAGAGTTGATAAAGAAGGGCATTATACGAAACGTACTAAGTATGGAATGCTTTCAGTGATTATCCATGAAGTAGGTCACAACTACTTCCCTATGATTGTCAACTCTGATGAAAGACAATGGACTTGGATGGACGAAGGCTTAAACTCTTTCCTACAATTCGTTGCAGAACAAGAGTGGGAAGAAAATTATCCATCTATGGAAGGTTTTCCAAGAACTGTTGTCGATTATATGAAAGGTAACCCCGACAACATATCTCCTATTATGACTAACTCTGAGTCAATTCATCAGTTTGGATGGAATGCGTATTCTAAACCTTCAGTGGCTTTAAATATTCTTAGAGAAACTGTTATGGGTAGAGAATTATTTGATTACGCATTTAAGACTTATGCTAATAGATGGATGTTTAAACACCCTACTCCTGCTGATTTCTTTAGAACAATGGAAGATGCTTCGGGGGTTGATCTAGATTGGTTCTGGAGAGGATGGTTCTATACTATTGAACCTTGTGATATAAGTATTAAAAATGTTGTTTATGATCAACTGAATACAAAAAATCCAGAGATTGAATCTGCTAGATTGAAAGCGGAAAGAGATCAGAAAACTCCAGATATCACTACTATTCATAATCAAGAAGAAGGACTAACAACTCGTTTGGAGAAAAAACCAGAGTTAAAAGACTTCTACAACAGTTATGATGAATATGACTATAACACAGAAGATGTAGAAAGATATAAAAAATACGATGCCTCATTAAACGAAAATGATAAAGCTTGGATTAAAGAAAATAAGCACATTTATCAAGTAGATTTTGAGAATGTTGGAGGTTTAGTTATGCCTATCATTATTGAGTTTACATATCAAGATGGAAGCAAAGAAAAAAGGTATATCCCAGCCGAGATTTGGAAGAACAGTGATCAAGTAGTATCAAAAGTATTTATTTTAGATCAAGAAGTAAGTTCTTTTACACTAGATCCAAATAAAGAAACTGCAGATATTGATTACTCCAATAATTACTTCCCTCGACATGAAGAAGTAAATAGGTTTAAATTATATAAATCAAAAAAGCATTAA
- a CDS encoding YkvA family protein: MNKTEIAKLAGEQLIKFSSKFTDKGFWSKVMKFARKAGLKITYYAVTLYYTMLDEDTPYASKLVIMGALGYFILPVDLIPDIAPGIGFTDDLAALTSAFVTVAMHIKPEHKEKALIQIQKIFKEAITESEVDF; encoded by the coding sequence ATGAATAAAACAGAAATTGCTAAACTCGCTGGAGAACAACTGATAAAATTTTCCTCAAAATTTACAGATAAAGGTTTTTGGTCTAAAGTGATGAAATTTGCGAGAAAAGCAGGATTAAAAATCACCTATTATGCCGTCACACTTTATTATACGATGCTAGATGAAGATACACCCTATGCTTCAAAGTTAGTCATCATGGGAGCTTTAGGTTATTTTATTCTACCCGTTGATTTAATTCCAGATATAGCTCCAGGGATTGGTTTTACTGATGATCTTGCAGCATTAACTTCTGCATTTGTTACAGTCGCAATGCATATCAAACCAGAACATAAAGAAAAAGCATTGATACAAATACAAAAGATTTTTAAAGAAGCAATTACAGAAAGTGAAGTCGATTTTTAA
- a CDS encoding FeoB small GTPase domain-containing protein, with protein MTQNNTSPVCDTCKQNPNGRLKRLGVEIENSDYVIALAGNPNTGKSTVFNSLTGLKQHTGNWPGKTVGRAEGGFVYDDSSYKLIDLPGTYSLMSTSEDEEIARNFILFGKPDVTIIVVDAGRLERNLNLTLQILEITDKAVLCVNLIDEAKRHNIEVDTRTLSKELGIPVVETSAIRGVGISELLRTVDDVAQGKIICQPHRIKNVPKRIDKEINKIQKSIEQLYPGLPNSRWIAFRLLDGDQDIIKAIKNGEFINDR; from the coding sequence ATGACACAAAATAATACAAGTCCTGTTTGTGATACATGCAAACAGAATCCCAATGGAAGATTAAAAAGATTGGGTGTTGAAATTGAAAATAGTGATTATGTCATTGCCTTAGCAGGAAACCCTAATACAGGAAAAAGTACTGTATTTAATAGTTTAACAGGCTTAAAGCAACATACAGGTAATTGGCCTGGGAAAACAGTTGGAAGAGCTGAAGGTGGATTTGTTTACGATGACAGTAGTTATAAACTTATAGATTTACCGGGTACTTATTCCTTAATGTCTACTTCAGAAGATGAAGAGATTGCAAGAAACTTTATACTTTTCGGAAAACCAGATGTTACCATCATAGTAGTTGATGCAGGTAGACTCGAAAGAAATTTAAATCTTACCTTACAAATATTAGAAATCACAGATAAGGCTGTATTGTGTGTGAACCTTATCGATGAAGCAAAAAGACATAATATTGAAGTAGATACCCGAACACTTTCTAAAGAACTCGGAATTCCAGTCGTAGAAACTTCCGCTATTAGAGGTGTAGGTATATCTGAACTTTTAAGAACAGTAGACGATGTAGCTCAAGGTAAAATTATTTGTCAGCCACATAGAATAAAAAATGTTCCTAAAAGAATAGACAAGGAGATCAATAAAATTCAAAAATCAATCGAACAACTCTACCCCGGTTTACCAAATAGCCGATGGATAGCGTTTCGATTATTGGATGGAGATCAAGATATTATAAAAGCCATCAAAAATGGCGAATTTATAAATGACAGATAA
- a CDS encoding ferrous iron transporter B — protein sequence MTDKIMDKPQSIDDLLNEAAETRWEVGQDFHDQLSESIYANAANIADKTVIRTNEKEKFNFDRAVDRIVTSPIWGFPIMFLVLSIVLWLTIVGSNYPSQFLAFILLDNVYVWIREFTSSTLPWWLSGFLVDGVFLSLAWVISVMLPPMAIFFPMFTILEDLGYLPRIAFNLDKLFRKSGAHGKQALTMSMGFGCNAAGVVATRIIDSPRERLIAIITNNFSLCNGRWPTQILLATIFIGAMVPDQYKTLVATSAVIGVALLGITLTFLVSMFLSKTMLKGEVSSFTLELPPYRKPRILQTIYTSLIDRTLIVLWRACLFAAPAGAMIWLVCNINVGEVSIAEWLIHSFDYFGWLIGLNGVILLAYILAIPANEIVMPTILMLTVMTTTITGYGEGNGVMFELDSMSNTHDVLVAGGWTLLTAINVMLFSLIHNPCSTTIYTIYKETNSIKWTTVASILPVIMGFLVCFIVTQCYYLLS from the coding sequence ATGACAGATAAAATAATGGACAAACCTCAAAGTATTGATGATCTTTTAAATGAAGCTGCCGAAACAAGATGGGAAGTTGGGCAAGATTTTCATGATCAACTGTCAGAAAGTATATATGCAAATGCAGCAAACATTGCAGACAAAACAGTAATCAGAACAAACGAAAAGGAGAAATTCAATTTCGATAGAGCAGTAGATAGAATTGTTACAAGTCCAATATGGGGCTTCCCTATCATGTTTCTAGTACTTTCAATCGTATTATGGTTAACAATTGTAGGCTCAAACTATCCTTCTCAATTTTTAGCATTTATATTATTAGATAACGTCTATGTTTGGATTAGAGAATTTACCTCTTCTACATTACCATGGTGGTTATCTGGTTTCTTGGTGGATGGTGTATTCTTAAGTCTCGCTTGGGTAATATCAGTGATGCTTCCTCCAATGGCTATTTTCTTCCCAATGTTTACAATTTTAGAAGATCTTGGTTACTTACCTAGAATTGCTTTTAATTTAGATAAGTTGTTTAGGAAATCTGGGGCTCATGGAAAACAAGCATTAACTATGAGTATGGGTTTTGGGTGTAATGCAGCAGGTGTTGTTGCTACAAGAATAATTGATAGTCCTAGAGAACGATTAATTGCCATTATCACCAATAACTTTTCACTTTGTAATGGACGCTGGCCTACTCAAATACTATTAGCTACCATATTTATTGGGGCTATGGTACCTGATCAGTATAAAACATTGGTTGCTACTTCTGCAGTTATTGGTGTAGCACTACTAGGAATTACTCTTACATTCTTGGTATCAATGTTTTTATCCAAAACCATGTTAAAGGGAGAAGTATCATCATTTACATTAGAACTTCCTCCTTACCGTAAGCCAAGAATCCTTCAGACAATTTATACCTCACTTATTGATCGAACTCTTATCGTTCTTTGGAGGGCATGTTTATTTGCCGCTCCAGCTGGTGCAATGATTTGGTTAGTATGTAATATTAATGTTGGTGAAGTTTCCATCGCAGAATGGCTAATACATTCTTTCGATTATTTTGGTTGGTTAATTGGATTAAACGGGGTGATTCTACTAGCATATATACTTGCAATCCCTGCCAATGAAATTGTGATGCCTACCATCTTAATGTTGACTGTTATGACAACAACAATTACAGGATATGGAGAAGGCAATGGTGTTATGTTTGAATTAGACAGTATGTCAAATACACATGATGTATTGGTTGCAGGCGGATGGACCTTATTGACAGCCATCAATGTCATGCTATTCAGTCTGATCCATAACCCTTGTAGTACAACCATATA
- a CDS encoding DUF4136 domain-containing protein encodes MKTYRLKSISMLAILTALLIGCNPQGPEYVSDYDVVITNYDKEKVDEFAEAKTFGIPWKVVHVGDTTEYEPTEFDIKVLETTRQQLEDRGYTFIPETSNDKPDIIALCYSVTTTTVYTWWDWWGGYPGWGYPGWGFPGWGYPGYGYPIRGVAAYQKGTVLIEIADNEPVNLPAEEEVEFPILWEGVTNGYTTNTADEIRRVEKNIIQMFTQSEYIQASN; translated from the coding sequence ATGAAAACTTATCGATTAAAAAGTATCTCAATGCTGGCTATACTGACTGCATTGTTGATAGGGTGTAATCCTCAGGGTCCTGAATATGTTTCGGACTATGACGTTGTTATCACTAATTACGACAAAGAGAAAGTGGATGAATTTGCCGAAGCTAAGACTTTTGGCATTCCTTGGAAAGTAGTTCATGTAGGTGACACTACAGAATACGAACCAACAGAATTTGACATTAAGGTACTTGAAACCACTAGACAACAGTTAGAAGACAGAGGCTATACTTTTATTCCTGAAACTAGCAATGATAAACCCGACATCATTGCGTTGTGTTATTCAGTAACAACCACAACAGTCTACACTTGGTGGGATTGGTGGGGTGGCTACCCAGGTTGGGGTTATCCAGGATGGGGATTCCCAGGTTGGGGTTACCCAGGTTATGGATATCCAATTAGAGGTGTTGCCGCATACCAAAAAGGAACTGTGCTAATTGAGATTGCTGATAATGAACCTGTAAACCTTCCGGCTGAAGAAGAAGTAGAATTCCCTATTCTATGGGAAGGTGTAACGAATGGATACACAACAAATACAGCAGATGAAATTCGAAGAGTAGAAAAGAATATCATCCAAATGTTTACACAATCAGAATACATTCAAGCATCTAACTAA
- a CDS encoding OmpW family outer membrane protein, translating to MRKLFTLVASIVLLSTSATFAQDKIISLSYSMAVPSGNTNAFINDASFRGGTFEYRQFINPQMSLGFSVGYQRFYQSKGYTTVPLPDGDGHLSGQEYSYIDQFPLMATYHYYFGLEGGVRPYAGIGVGAAHYEYTSQIGSIASVGKQWHFNVAPEVGVLVPIGNTTYFHTNIKYNYAAAAGGFDAQSYWGFNIGLAFDL from the coding sequence ATGAGAAAATTATTTACTTTAGTAGCATCTATAGTACTATTGTCTACTAGTGCTACATTTGCTCAGGATAAGATCATTTCACTGTCATATAGTATGGCAGTTCCTTCAGGGAATACAAACGCATTTATTAATGATGCCAGTTTCCGAGGTGGTACTTTTGAATACCGTCAATTTATAAACCCTCAAATGAGTTTAGGCTTCTCTGTAGGGTATCAAAGATTCTACCAAAGCAAAGGGTATACGACGGTACCATTACCAGATGGTGATGGTCATCTTTCTGGTCAAGAATATTCATATATTGACCAATTTCCATTAATGGCGACTTATCACTATTATTTCGGTCTTGAAGGTGGTGTAAGACCTTATGCAGGAATTGGTGTTGGTGCAGCTCATTATGAATACACTAGCCAAATTGGTTCAATTGCTTCAGTAGGCAAACAATGGCATTTCAATGTTGCTCCTGAAGTGGGTGTATTAGTACCGATTGGTAATACAACATATTTCCATACGAATATTAAATACAATTACGCAGCAGCAGCTGGTGGTTTTGATGCTCAATCTTATTGGGGATTTAATATTGGATTAGCTTTTGATTTATAA
- a CDS encoding metal-dependent transcriptional regulator, producing the protein MRSIINWITGKWNSTPQMFIEEDILKIIFKINEDKLTICKKDILEKLDYPQDSIEKAIATLLFYNEISEDKEYFEIEEKGKKRAIKLIRKHRIYEKYLAEKTGFSKSNWHHKAEKKEHLLTDEQVDNMEKELGFPKFDPHGDPIPTKDGVLPKLKGKTLNLVTSSTIVKIIHMEDEPHDIYKSLIKKEIHMGSIMKVQKQSNGTIDYYTEGKHLKLSKKEAKNLQVVIIEQLDDIPMGVIRLTALKSNEKAIITGLSSECRGINRRRLLDLGFVKGTKISIGMVSPMQDPKAFLIRETLIALRKEQTDMILIKKLDHDTK; encoded by the coding sequence ATGAGAAGTATTATCAATTGGATAACAGGTAAATGGAACTCTACTCCTCAAATGTTTATTGAAGAAGATATTTTAAAAATCATCTTCAAAATAAATGAGGACAAGTTAACTATTTGTAAAAAGGATATTTTAGAAAAACTAGACTATCCCCAAGATTCGATTGAGAAAGCGATAGCAACTCTCCTATTCTACAATGAAATATCAGAGGATAAAGAATACTTTGAGATTGAAGAAAAAGGAAAAAAGAGAGCAATAAAACTGATAAGAAAACATAGGATTTACGAGAAATATCTAGCCGAAAAAACGGGCTTTTCTAAATCTAATTGGCATCATAAGGCTGAAAAAAAAGAGCATCTTTTAACGGATGAACAGGTAGATAATATGGAAAAGGAATTAGGCTTCCCTAAGTTTGATCCTCATGGAGATCCTATTCCAACAAAAGATGGTGTCTTACCTAAACTAAAAGGTAAAACTTTAAATTTAGTTACATCAAGCACCATCGTTAAAATTATCCATATGGAAGATGAGCCACATGACATCTATAAATCTCTGATAAAAAAGGAGATACACATGGGATCGATCATGAAAGTTCAAAAACAATCCAATGGTACTATCGATTATTATACTGAAGGGAAACATCTCAAACTATCAAAAAAGGAAGCAAAAAATCTTCAGGTAGTAATTATTGAACAACTTGATGACATTCCTATGGGTGTTATAAGACTCACTGCATTAAAATCTAATGAAAAAGCCATTATCACTGGCTTATCTTCTGAATGTAGAGGCATCAATAGGAGAAGATTATTGGATTTAGGTTTTGTAAAGGGAACAAAAATTAGCATTGGAATGGTTAGCCCAATGCAAGACCCTAAAGCTTTCTTGATAAGAGAGACTTTAATTGCACTAAGAAAAGAACAAACAGATATGATTTTAATTAAAAAATTAGATCATGACACAAAATAA